From one Coffea eugenioides isolate CCC68of chromosome 11, Ceug_1.0, whole genome shotgun sequence genomic stretch:
- the LOC113752982 gene encoding protein XAP5 CIRCADIAN TIMEKEEPER — MSGMGDGYVGTAQDAVRIRRLEKQREAERRKIQELKNKSASSKGQPGLLQFGSSTSEILETAFKKETVGLVSREEYVEKRVNIRSKIEEEEKEKLQKLQQEEEELQLQKLKKRKVKVDPRLSFCDDIENSNTDEDVENVGRKESERLGCWKFGKDPTVETSFLPDSEREAEEQAERERLRKQWLVEQERIKNEPLEITYSYWDGTGHRRVIQVRKGDSIGEFLRAVQQQLAPEFREVRTTSVDNLLYVKEDLIIPHQHSFYELIVNKARGKSGPLFHFDVHEDVRTIADATIEKDESHAGKVVERHWYEKNKHIFPASRWEIYDPTKKWERYTIHGD; from the exons ATGTCGGGTATGGGAGATGGGTATGTGGGCACTGCCCAAGATGCTGTGAGAATCCGAAGGCTTGAGAAGCAAAGAGAAGCGGAGAGGCGAAAGATTCAAGAGCTGAAGAACAAGAGTGCTTCCTCTAAAGGCCAACCTGGCCTCCTCCAATTTGGCTCCAGCACCTCTGAG ATACTCGAGACAGCATTTAAGAAGGAAACTGTTGGGTTGGTGAGTAGGGAAGAATATGTTGAGAAG AGGGTTAATATTAGGAGTAagattgaagaggaagaaaaagagaagctTCAGAAGTTGCAACAAGA GGAGGAGGAACTTCAGCTACAGAAGCTTAAGAAGAGAAAAGTGAAGGTGGACCCTCGGTTATCCTTTTGTGATGATATTGAGAATTCCAACACAGATGAAGATGTAGAAAACG TTGGAAGGAAAGAATCAGAAAGGCTTGGATGTTGGAAATTCGGGAAGGATCCAACTGTTGAAACTAGTTTTTTGCCTGATAG TGAGAGAGAGGCAGAGGAGCAAGCTGAGCGTGAAAGGCTACGGAAGCAGTGGCTTGTTGAACAAGAACGTATTAAAA ATGAACCCCTTGAAATTACTTACAGCTACTGGGATGGGACAGGCCATAGACGGGTTATCCAG GTTCGGAAAGGAGATTCAATAGGGGAGTTCCTTCGAGCTGTACAACAGCAACTTGCACCAGAGTTTCGAGAGGTCCGGACAACATCAGTGGATAATCTGCTATATGTGAAAGAAGATCTTATCATTCCTCAT CAACACAGTTTCTATGAGCTGATTGTTAACAAAGCTAGGGGAAAGAGTGGACCG CTTTTCCACTTTGATGTGCATGAGGATGTGAGGACAATAGCTGACGCAACAATAGAGAAGGATGAG TCACATGCTGGGAAAGTTGTTGAAAGGCACTGGTATGAGAAGAATAAGCACATTTTTCCTGCTTCACGTTGGgag ATATATGATCCAACAAAGAAGTGGGAAAGGTACACTATCCATGGGGATTGA